A single window of Paenibacillus sp. SYP-B4298 DNA harbors:
- a CDS encoding sensor histidine kinase, translating to MTFTFIIAVLLATIVLRLNYRNRALRWFACSFYAGSLNIIAFLLDQQHPNAPHLLINTMFFTADALTALSLGMFGILYSELVSPRAQRWLLTAGLLWIALVWLGTPLADVRRINYAGSNELPMVGFIVGWLLVGATLLVVALLREKPSPRRSDRILTSLLALPVMLSVALSYILYVFNIDLFQINYILALLVMTLFIAFGVKRGVLGVKIRLETMKSDASMQAVQSSANLLNHSIKNEIGKIDILLHQAKLDLQEEQRTPESVAKAHGVERLIDLASGSIQHIQSMMTKIHHNSQIVEVDCQKGDVASILTECLDSLERAAGTDIRIDREMASVSEIEVDAVHMREVFNNIVMNAMEAIEGPGVISASIMENDHEVMICIRDSGEGIAAEMLPHLFEPFYTTKSTGIHHGLGLFYCRNVILRHHGSLHVSSTPGEGSTFTIHLPK from the coding sequence GTGACGTTTACATTCATCATCGCCGTCCTGCTAGCTACTATCGTGCTTCGCCTCAACTATCGCAACCGTGCCCTGCGCTGGTTCGCCTGCTCGTTCTACGCAGGAAGCCTGAACATTATCGCCTTCCTGCTCGATCAGCAGCACCCGAATGCGCCGCACCTACTGATTAATACGATGTTTTTTACCGCTGACGCGCTCACCGCCCTCTCTCTGGGCATGTTCGGTATTCTCTACTCCGAGCTGGTGAGCCCGCGGGCTCAACGATGGCTATTGACAGCAGGCCTCCTATGGATTGCGCTGGTATGGTTAGGGACTCCACTGGCCGATGTCAGACGCATCAATTATGCAGGCTCCAACGAGCTGCCGATGGTTGGCTTTATCGTGGGCTGGCTCCTAGTAGGGGCAACGCTGCTAGTTGTTGCTTTGCTTCGTGAGAAGCCCTCCCCTCGAAGAAGCGATCGGATATTGACCAGCCTGCTGGCCTTGCCTGTTATGCTGAGTGTTGCCCTCAGCTACATCCTGTATGTGTTCAATATCGACTTATTCCAGATCAATTACATCCTTGCACTTCTCGTGATGACTCTGTTTATTGCCTTCGGGGTGAAGCGCGGCGTGCTGGGAGTCAAGATTCGGTTAGAGACGATGAAGTCCGATGCCTCCATGCAGGCCGTCCAGAGCAGTGCTAACTTGCTCAATCATTCCATCAAAAACGAAATTGGCAAAATTGATATTTTGCTGCATCAGGCGAAGCTGGACTTGCAGGAGGAACAGCGAACCCCGGAGAGCGTAGCTAAAGCGCATGGCGTCGAGCGATTAATCGACCTGGCTAGCGGCTCGATCCAGCATATTCAGAGTATGATGACCAAGATTCATCACAATTCGCAGATCGTTGAGGTGGACTGTCAAAAAGGGGATGTGGCAAGCATCCTGACCGAATGTCTCGACTCCCTGGAGAGGGCAGCAGGCACTGACATTCGGATCGACAGAGAGATGGCCTCCGTTAGCGAAATCGAGGTCGATGCGGTTCATATGCGAGAGGTATTCAACAATATTGTAATGAATGCCATGGAGGCGATCGAAGGGCCCGGAGTGATCTCTGCGAGCATCATGGAAAATGACCATGAGGTCATGATCTGCATCCGGGACAGCGGGGAAGGAATTGCAGCCGAGATGCTCCCTCACCTGTTCGAGCCGTTCTACACAACGAAGTCCACGGGAATTCATCATGGACTGGGGCTGTTCTATTGCAGGAACGTCATTTTGCGACATCATGGCTCCTTGCACGTCTCCAGCACGCCTGGCGAGGGCTCCACCTTTACCATTCATTTGCCCAAATGA
- a CDS encoding response regulator transcription factor, which translates to MTHGPTIQILLIEDDPVWREMLARLLEPEPGMQLVQTAATKEEALSYCAAHQPDVILMDMNLGGEQLDGIQATLELSRLHPATKIIVLTSFDDQEIVLAAFTAGAVQFINKSRFRQLAAIIRESVQANSPQDILMREFWRMKEAELYHRLTAAEKEIVALSEGGAGRAQIMKALGKSEGTLKNQISNILRKFQASSLKEVIRKIKSRGLK; encoded by the coding sequence ATGACGCATGGACCTACCATTCAAATTTTACTAATCGAGGATGACCCGGTCTGGAGAGAGATGCTGGCGCGGCTGCTAGAGCCGGAGCCAGGTATGCAGTTGGTGCAGACGGCAGCAACCAAGGAGGAGGCTCTCTCCTATTGTGCTGCACATCAGCCAGATGTCATCTTGATGGACATGAACCTGGGCGGCGAACAACTGGACGGCATTCAGGCCACACTGGAGCTTTCCCGGCTGCATCCTGCCACCAAAATTATCGTCCTTACCTCCTTCGACGACCAAGAGATCGTATTGGCCGCTTTCACAGCGGGAGCTGTGCAGTTCATTAACAAAAGCCGCTTTCGGCAGCTCGCTGCCATTATCCGTGAGTCCGTGCAGGCTAATTCGCCCCAGGACATTTTAATGCGGGAATTTTGGCGGATGAAGGAGGCGGAACTATACCACAGGCTTACCGCAGCAGAAAAGGAAATTGTCGCCTTGAGCGAGGGCGGGGCCGGGCGGGCACAGATCATGAAGGCACTGGGCAAGTCTGAAGGGACGCTTAAAAATCAGATTTCCAACATATTGCGCAAATTTCAAGCCAGTTCCCTGAAAGAGGTCATACGCAAAATCAAGAGCAGAGGACTAAAATAA